A genomic segment from Pseudosulfitobacter sp. DSM 107133 encodes:
- a CDS encoding phosphoserine transaminase, translating into MVIDQPAARPANPRFSSGPCAKPPVFNLNNLSDAPLGRSHRAAVGKAKLLKAIEDTREILGVPADYRIGIVPASDTGAFEMAMWSLLGERPAEMVAWESFGAGWVTDVVKQLKIDATTHTAEYGEIVDMAALNYDNDVCFTWNGTTSGVRMPNGDAIPADRAGLTLCDATSAAFAMDLPWDKLDVTTFSWQKVLGGEAAHGMLILSPRAVERLESYTPAWPLPKIFRMTKGGKLIEGIFKGETINTPSMLCVEDYLQALEWARSVGGLKGLIARADANTKAVADFVDANDWIEFLAADPAIRSNTSVCLKFNDARITDGAAFAKAVANRLADADVALDIGAYRDAPAGLRIWCGGTIETSDIEAMLPWLAWAFETEINA; encoded by the coding sequence ATGGTTATTGACCAACCGGCAGCGCGGCCGGCCAACCCGCGTTTTTCTTCCGGCCCCTGTGCCAAACCCCCCGTATTCAATCTGAACAACCTGTCCGACGCGCCCCTGGGCCGTTCGCACCGTGCAGCCGTTGGCAAGGCCAAGCTGCTGAAGGCGATCGAGGACACCCGCGAGATCCTTGGCGTGCCTGCCGACTACCGCATCGGCATTGTTCCCGCATCCGACACCGGCGCTTTTGAAATGGCAATGTGGTCGCTGCTGGGTGAACGCCCCGCCGAAATGGTCGCCTGGGAAAGCTTTGGCGCAGGCTGGGTCACCGATGTGGTCAAACAGCTGAAAATCGACGCCACCACCCACACCGCCGAATACGGCGAGATCGTGGATATGGCCGCGCTGAACTATGACAACGACGTCTGCTTTACCTGGAACGGCACCACCTCGGGCGTGCGTATGCCCAACGGCGACGCCATTCCTGCCGACCGCGCGGGCCTGACCCTGTGCGACGCAACCAGCGCCGCATTTGCGATGGACCTGCCGTGGGACAAACTGGATGTAACCACGTTCAGCTGGCAAAAAGTGTTGGGCGGCGAAGCGGCTCACGGGATGCTGATCCTGTCCCCGCGCGCTGTGGAACGGCTGGAAAGCTACACGCCCGCATGGCCGCTGCCGAAAATATTCCGCATGACCAAGGGCGGCAAGCTGATCGAGGGCATCTTCAAGGGTGAGACCATCAACACCCCATCGATGCTGTGCGTCGAGGATTACCTGCAAGCGCTTGAGTGGGCGCGGTCGGTCGGCGGGCTGAAAGGTCTGATCGCACGGGCCGATGCCAACACCAAGGCCGTTGCCGATTTCGTGGACGCAAACGACTGGATCGAATTTCTGGCGGCCGACCCCGCGATCCGCTCGAACACATCCGTCTGCCTGAAGTTCAACGATGCGCGCATCACCGACGGCGCGGCCTTTGCCAAGGCCGTGGCGAACCGTCTGGCCGATGCCGACGTGGCGCTGGACATCGGTGCCTATCGCGACGCCCCTGCGGGCCTGCGCATCTGGTGCGGCGGAACCATCGAGACATCGGACATCGAAGCGATGCTGCCGTGGCTTGCATGGGCTTTCGAGACTGAAATCAACGCATAA
- the serA gene encoding phosphoglycerate dehydrogenase, giving the protein MAPKVLISDSLSDAAVQIFKDRGIEVDFQPNLGKDKDKLAEVIGKYDGLAIRSATKVTEKILAAAENLKVVGRAGIGTDNIDKDAASKKGVIVMNTPFGNMITTAEHAIAMMFAVARQIPEASASTHAGKWEKSKFMGVELTGKTLGVIGAGNIGGIVCDRARGLKMKVVAYDPYLSTKKADRMGVEKVELDELLKRADFITLHVPYTESTANILSKENIAKTKKGVRIINCARGGLVDEEALALALKSGHVAGAAFDVFKEEPATENPLFNLPNVVCTPHLGAATTEAQENVALQVAEQMANYLLTGAVENALNMPSVTAEEAKVMGPWLTLAGHLGSFIGQMTDEPIRAINILYDGSVGAMNLDALNCGVVAGIMKRANPDVNMVSAPVVAREKGIQISTTNQDKSGVFDGYVKVTVVTSKRERSVAGTVFSDGKPRFIQIKGINIDAEIGQHMLYTTNNDVPGIIGLLGNTMGKNGVNIANFTLGRNEAGGEAIALLYIDDALPNDVLKTLEGTGMFNQVKPLEFVVA; this is encoded by the coding sequence ATGGCTCCCAAGGTACTTATCTCCGACAGCCTCAGCGACGCGGCTGTACAAATCTTCAAAGATCGCGGCATCGAAGTCGACTTCCAGCCCAACCTGGGCAAGGACAAGGACAAGCTGGCCGAGGTGATCGGCAAATATGACGGTCTGGCGATCCGCTCGGCCACCAAGGTCACCGAAAAGATCCTTGCCGCTGCTGAAAACCTCAAGGTCGTCGGCCGCGCCGGTATCGGCACCGACAACATCGACAAGGACGCCGCATCGAAAAAGGGCGTGATTGTCATGAACACCCCTTTTGGCAACATGATCACCACCGCCGAACACGCAATTGCGATGATGTTCGCCGTGGCGCGCCAGATCCCCGAGGCCAGCGCATCCACACACGCGGGTAAATGGGAAAAGTCCAAGTTCATGGGCGTCGAGCTGACCGGCAAGACACTGGGCGTAATCGGGGCCGGTAACATCGGTGGCATCGTCTGCGACCGTGCGCGCGGCCTGAAGATGAAAGTCGTCGCTTACGATCCTTACCTGAGCACCAAAAAAGCCGACCGTATGGGCGTTGAAAAGGTCGAACTGGACGAGCTTCTGAAGCGTGCCGACTTTATCACGCTGCACGTTCCCTACACCGAATCCACGGCCAACATCCTGTCGAAAGAAAACATCGCCAAGACCAAGAAAGGCGTGCGCATCATCAACTGTGCCCGCGGTGGTCTGGTGGACGAGGAAGCGCTGGCCTTAGCCCTGAAATCGGGCCATGTCGCCGGCGCCGCCTTTGACGTGTTCAAGGAAGAGCCCGCAACCGAGAACCCGCTGTTCAATCTGCCCAATGTCGTTTGCACGCCTCACCTGGGCGCGGCAACAACCGAAGCGCAGGAAAACGTGGCGTTGCAAGTGGCCGAGCAGATGGCGAACTATCTGCTGACCGGTGCCGTTGAAAACGCGCTGAACATGCCGTCGGTCACGGCGGAAGAGGCCAAGGTGATGGGCCCGTGGCTGACGCTGGCGGGGCATCTGGGATCGTTCATCGGCCAGATGACCGACGAGCCGATCCGCGCGATCAACATCCTGTACGACGGTTCGGTCGGCGCGATGAACCTTGATGCGCTGAACTGCGGTGTGGTTGCAGGTATCATGAAACGTGCCAACCCCGACGTGAACATGGTGTCGGCCCCCGTGGTTGCGCGTGAAAAAGGCATCCAGATCAGCACCACCAACCAAGACAAATCCGGCGTCTTTGACGGCTATGTCAAGGTGACCGTCGTCACCTCAAAGCGCGAGCGTTCGGTGGCCGGCACGGTGTTCAGCGACGGCAAGCCGCGCTTTATCCAGATCAAAGGCATCAACATCGACGCCGAGATTGGCCAGCACATGCTGTACACCACCAACAACGATGTTCCGGGCATCATCGGCCTGTTGGGCAACACAATGGGCAAGAATGGCGTGAACATCGCCAACTTTACCCTGGGCCGCAACGAAGCCGGTGGCGAAGCGATTGCGCTGCTTTATATCGACGATGCGCTGCCCAACGACGTTCTGAAAACGCTGGAAGGCACCGGCATGTTCAATCAGGTCAAGCCGCTGGAATTCGTCGTCGCCTGA
- a CDS encoding metallophosphoesterase family protein: MTKPIYAVGDIHGQLGELTRILALIEADGGTDASVVFVGDYIDRGADSCAVLDTLIAGRDAGRDWTFLLGNHDRMFDWWMQDYPVQEAYLPVELYWLHPRLGGDTTLASYGIEFTVKSRQINVHAEARQTVPKAHMEFIAQCKLSHETDELFFCHAGVRPGVALDQQTEHDLIWIREEFHEHTAPHPKLIVHGHTPVEVATHYGNRVNLDTGAGYGKPMTVAVFEGRDCWTLTDKGRVSLKPQG; the protein is encoded by the coding sequence ATGACCAAACCCATTTACGCCGTCGGCGACATTCACGGACAGCTTGGCGAACTGACCCGCATCCTTGCCTTGATCGAGGCCGATGGCGGAACGGACGCAAGCGTCGTGTTCGTCGGAGACTATATCGACCGTGGCGCAGACAGTTGCGCGGTGCTGGACACACTGATTGCGGGCCGTGATGCGGGGCGCGACTGGACCTTTCTGCTGGGCAATCATGATCGCATGTTCGACTGGTGGATGCAGGATTATCCCGTTCAAGAAGCCTATTTGCCGGTCGAGCTGTACTGGTTGCACCCGCGTCTGGGCGGCGACACGACGCTGGCGTCCTATGGCATCGAATTCACCGTAAAAAGCCGCCAGATCAACGTGCACGCCGAGGCGCGCCAGACGGTTCCAAAGGCGCATATGGAATTCATCGCGCAGTGCAAGCTAAGTCATGAGACCGACGAGTTGTTCTTTTGCCACGCTGGGGTGCGCCCCGGTGTGGCGCTGGACCAGCAAACCGAGCACGATCTGATCTGGATCAGGGAAGAGTTTCACGAACACACCGCGCCCCACCCCAAGCTGATCGTGCACGGGCATACGCCGGTAGAGGTGGCCACCCATTACGGCAACCGTGTCAATCTGGATACAGGGGCGGGCTATGGCAAGCCAATGACCGTAGCAGTGTTCGAAGGACGCGACTGCTGGACACTGACCGACAAAGGTCGCGTGTCGCTGAAACCGCAAGGTTGA
- the tdh gene encoding L-threonine 3-dehydrogenase encodes MTTNEMKALSKLHARAGLWMVNAPVPEIGPDDVLIKINKTGICGTDIHIWNWDDWAQKTVPVPMITGHEFAGEIVEIGRDVQGLELGQRCSGEGHLIGTQSRQSRAGKFHLDPATRGIGVNEQGAFAQYLRLPAFNVVPLPDEISDDIGAILDPLGNAVHTALSFDLIGEDVLVTGAGPIGIMAAAVARHAGARHVVITDVNPDRLTLAAQVADVVPVNVTQEALPDVIARLKMKQGFDVGMEMSGNQQALDQMVEAMTMGGRIAMLGIPPGKSPVDWSRIVFKAITIKGVYGREIFETWYKMIAMLENGLDVSRVITHRFHVDDFEAGFAAMKSGQSGKVVLDWT; translated from the coding sequence ATGACAACGAACGAAATGAAAGCCCTGTCCAAACTGCACGCCCGCGCAGGGCTGTGGATGGTCAACGCGCCGGTGCCCGAGATCGGCCCCGATGATGTGCTGATCAAGATCAACAAGACGGGCATTTGCGGCACCGACATCCACATCTGGAACTGGGACGACTGGGCGCAGAAAACCGTGCCCGTGCCGATGATCACCGGCCACGAGTTTGCCGGCGAAATCGTCGAGATCGGCCGTGATGTGCAAGGGCTGGAGCTGGGCCAGCGGTGCAGCGGCGAGGGGCACCTGATCGGCACCCAAAGCCGCCAAAGCCGCGCGGGCAAGTTTCACCTTGATCCCGCAACGCGGGGGATCGGGGTGAACGAACAGGGGGCCTTTGCCCAATACCTGCGCCTGCCGGCATTCAACGTGGTGCCGCTGCCGGATGAGATCAGCGACGACATCGGCGCGATCCTTGATCCGCTGGGCAACGCGGTGCACACGGCCCTAAGCTTTGATTTGATCGGTGAGGACGTGTTGGTGACCGGCGCCGGTCCCATCGGCATCATGGCCGCCGCAGTGGCCCGACATGCGGGCGCGCGGCATGTGGTGATTACCGACGTGAACCCCGACCGGCTGACGCTGGCCGCGCAGGTGGCGGATGTGGTGCCGGTGAACGTGACGCAAGAGGCGCTGCCGGACGTGATTGCACGGCTGAAGATGAAGCAGGGCTTTGACGTCGGCATGGAAATGTCCGGCAACCAGCAGGCGCTGGATCAGATGGTCGAGGCGATGACCATGGGCGGGCGCATTGCGATGCTGGGCATTCCGCCGGGCAAAAGCCCCGTCGACTGGAGCCGGATCGTGTTCAAGGCGATCACGATCAAGGGCGTCTATGGCCGCGAGATCTTCGAGACGTGGTACAAGATGATTGCGATGCTGGAAAACGGTCTGGACGTGTCACGGGTGATCACTCACCGGTTCCATGTGGACGACTTCGAGGCCGGATTTGCGGCGATGAAGTCGGGGCAAAGCGGCAAGGTCGTGCTGGACTGGACCTGA
- a CDS encoding glycine C-acetyltransferase — protein MTQAFLHHITKTLAEIDAEGLTKVERLITSPQGGKIRVAGREMINLCANNYLGLADHPDLIRVARDTMDPKGFGMASVRFICGTQDMHRELEQKLAAFLGKDDSILFAACFDANGGLFEPLLGPEDAIISDALNHASIIDGIRLCKAKRYRYANSDMDDLEAQLKQAQADGARFIMIATDGVFSMDGYLANLPDITRLAEAYGALVMVDDCHATGFMGPKGAGTPSHFGVDVDILTGTLGKALGGAIGGYIAGPQPVIDLLRQRARPYLFSNALPPAIVAAGIEALRLVEQGDTLRAQLFENAKYWRKGLEALGFDLLPGEHPIIPVMLGEAQLAQDMASKLYDEGVYVSGFFFPVVPRGQARIRTQMNAALTRDDLDRALDAFKTAGKACGVI, from the coding sequence ATGACCCAAGCCTTTCTGCACCACATTACCAAAACGCTGGCCGAGATCGACGCCGAGGGCCTGACCAAGGTCGAACGCCTGATCACCTCGCCCCAGGGCGGCAAGATCCGTGTCGCGGGCCGCGAGATGATCAACCTGTGCGCCAACAACTATCTGGGGCTGGCCGATCACCCCGACCTGATCCGCGTGGCGCGGGATACGATGGACCCGAAAGGGTTCGGCATGGCCTCGGTCCGCTTCATCTGTGGCACGCAGGACATGCACCGCGAGCTGGAGCAAAAGCTGGCCGCTTTTCTGGGCAAGGACGATTCGATCCTGTTCGCCGCCTGTTTCGACGCCAACGGTGGCCTGTTCGAGCCGCTGCTGGGTCCCGAGGATGCGATCATATCCGACGCGTTGAACCATGCGTCGATCATCGATGGCATCCGCCTGTGCAAGGCGAAACGCTATCGCTACGCCAACAGCGACATGGACGACCTTGAGGCGCAGCTGAAACAGGCGCAGGCCGACGGTGCGCGGTTCATCATGATCGCCACGGATGGCGTGTTCAGCATGGACGGATATCTGGCAAATCTGCCCGACATCACCCGGCTGGCCGAAGCCTATGGCGCGCTGGTCATGGTCGACGACTGCCACGCCACCGGCTTCATGGGGCCAAAGGGCGCGGGCACCCCGTCGCATTTTGGCGTCGACGTGGACATTCTGACCGGCACGCTGGGCAAGGCGCTGGGCGGGGCCATCGGCGGCTATATCGCAGGCCCGCAGCCGGTGATCGACCTGCTGCGCCAACGCGCGCGGCCCTATCTGTTCTCGAACGCCCTGCCGCCCGCGATTGTCGCGGCGGGGATCGAGGCGCTGCGGCTGGTCGAACAAGGCGACACCTTGCGCGCGCAGCTGTTCGAGAACGCGAAATACTGGCGCAAGGGGCTGGAAGCGTTGGGTTTTGACCTGTTGCCGGGTGAGCATCCGATCATCCCCGTGATGCTGGGCGAGGCACAGTTGGCGCAGGACATGGCGTCGAAACTCTATGACGAAGGCGTCTATGTTTCGGGCTTCTTCTTCCCTGTCGTGCCGCGCGGACAGGCCCGTATTCGCACGCAAATGAACGCCGCGCTGACCCGCGATGATCTGGACCGCGCGCTGGATGCATTCAAGACGGCTGGCAAGGCCTGTGGGGTGATCTGA
- a CDS encoding PLP-dependent aminotransferase family protein, whose protein sequence is MTKPLSIPLMCHPSAKRPEALAVQVYRDLLEAVRTGRLGDGSRLPSSRAAAQALGLSRSTINLAYELLRAEGVIEVRQGAAPRVIAPVTGPPRKTAKAVRIPSQRGRQLGEVRRDSATAQALGRMAPGEPSEALFPADEWARALRRAARRQHGPVSSYATPHGLPELRRVLAGRLATDRGLAVDPEQILITTGTQGSLALAAQVLSDAGDRAALEDPGYPGARAAFLGAGLHLHAMPVDAEGARPDAVPKDTRLIYLTPSNQYPMGIRMSHARRVAFLNMAQQTGALILEDDYDSEFLWRGREIAALAAEASAGQVIYMGSASKVLMPALRLGWMVVPPDLVDPLRTAQRNLGLMANLHAQHALADMMHTGRYRAQLKRIARVYEGRGRALAQALSSLDGVSASQPDGGVQVTALFDGRLTEDAALAAVSAQGFQPAKLSDYCSDVANCGLVIGFADATPERIAAFVDALRAL, encoded by the coding sequence ATGACCAAACCACTTTCCATACCACTGATGTGCCACCCCAGCGCCAAACGGCCCGAAGCGCTGGCGGTACAGGTCTATCGTGATCTGCTGGAGGCGGTGCGCACGGGGCGTTTGGGCGATGGCAGCCGGTTGCCGTCCAGTCGCGCGGCCGCTCAGGCGCTGGGATTGTCGCGTAGTACGATCAATCTGGCCTATGAGCTGCTGCGCGCGGAGGGGGTGATTGAGGTCAGGCAAGGGGCCGCGCCCCGGGTGATTGCCCCTGTGACCGGCCCCCCAAGGAAAACAGCCAAAGCCGTGCGAATCCCGTCGCAACGCGGACGGCAACTGGGCGAAGTCCGCCGGGACAGCGCGACGGCACAAGCATTGGGCCGGATGGCACCGGGAGAGCCGAGCGAGGCGCTGTTTCCCGCAGATGAATGGGCCCGCGCCCTGCGGCGTGCAGCGCGCCGACAGCATGGTCCTGTGTCCTCTTATGCAACGCCCCATGGTCTGCCCGAGTTGCGCCGCGTTCTGGCCGGGCGTTTGGCGACGGATCGCGGGCTTGCCGTTGATCCCGAACAGATCCTGATCACCACCGGCACCCAAGGGTCGCTTGCCCTTGCCGCGCAGGTTCTCAGCGATGCAGGCGACCGGGCGGCACTGGAAGACCCCGGCTATCCCGGTGCCCGCGCCGCCTTTTTGGGCGCGGGGTTGCACCTGCATGCGATGCCGGTCGATGCAGAGGGCGCACGACCCGATGCGGTGCCCAAAGACACGCGGCTGATCTACCTGACGCCATCCAACCAGTACCCAATGGGCATCCGCATGTCGCATGCGCGGCGCGTTGCGTTTCTGAACATGGCGCAGCAGACGGGCGCGCTGATCCTTGAGGACGATTACGACAGCGAATTCCTGTGGCGCGGCCGCGAGATCGCGGCGTTGGCGGCCGAGGCGTCGGCCGGTCAGGTGATCTATATGGGGTCGGCGTCAAAGGTGCTGATGCCCGCGCTGCGGCTCGGCTGGATGGTGGTGCCGCCAGACCTGGTCGACCCGCTGCGCACGGCGCAACGCAATCTCGGGCTGATGGCGAACCTACATGCGCAGCACGCACTGGCCGATATGATGCACACAGGGCGCTATCGCGCACAGCTCAAGCGGATCGCGCGGGTGTACGAGGGGCGGGGGCGTGCGTTGGCGCAGGCGTTGTCGTCGCTTGACGGCGTATCGGCCAGCCAGCCCGATGGCGGCGTGCAGGTTACCGCCCTATTTGACGGAAGGTTGACCGAAGACGCCGCGCTGGCGGCTGTGTCGGCACAGGGTTTTCAACCTGCCAAATTGTCTGACTATTGTTCAGATGTCGCGAATTGCGGGCTGGTCATCGGCTTTGCCGACGCCACGCCCGAGCGGATTGCGGCCTTTGTCGATGCCTTGCGGGCACTGTGA
- a CDS encoding pyridoxamine 5'-phosphate oxidase family protein: protein MQPKYARARQSRRARYDTDTIHAILDSGLVGHVAFVAEDRPMVMPMAYARIGETLYIHGASKTRIALLDQVPVCLGVTDITGIVAARSGFHHSVNYRSVVVHGTARRVTGAELDAALDAITDHLLPGRSTEVRPMTTQERKATGVVAIEIEHASAKVRTGAPVDDPADLDLGMWGGVVPVVTALGASVADGHTPEDTPEPPSFAAARQKFI, encoded by the coding sequence ATGCAGCCCAAATATGCCCGTGCCCGCCAATCCAGACGCGCGCGTTACGACACCGATACCATTCACGCCATTCTGGATAGCGGATTGGTCGGTCATGTCGCCTTTGTCGCCGAAGACCGGCCCATGGTCATGCCGATGGCCTATGCCCGGATTGGTGAAACATTGTACATTCACGGCGCGTCGAAAACGCGGATTGCCCTGCTGGATCAGGTGCCGGTCTGTCTGGGCGTGACCGACATCACCGGCATCGTCGCGGCGCGGTCGGGGTTTCATCATTCGGTGAACTACCGGTCGGTCGTGGTGCATGGCACAGCACGACGGGTCACCGGGGCCGAACTGGACGCCGCACTGGATGCGATCACCGACCACCTGCTGCCGGGACGCAGCACCGAGGTGCGCCCGATGACAACGCAAGAGCGCAAGGCGACAGGCGTGGTTGCAATCGAGATCGAACATGCCAGCGCCAAGGTCCGCACCGGAGCACCGGTAGACGATCCCGCCGATCTGGATCTGGGCATGTGGGGCGGCGTGGTGCCCGTTGTTACGGCGCTGGGCGCGAGCGTGGCCGACGGGCATACACCCGAAGACACACCCGAACCGCCCTCTTTCGCAGCGGCACGTCAAAAATTCATCTGA